CCTCGCCGCGCCGGGGTGAGGCGCGAATTTGAATCTGCCTTCGCCAGCCCGTGAAGCCCTGCCGTCGGAGCAAGGTCGCCAGCGCCAGCTCCGTGTCCTTGTTCCCGCGCGAGCGGATGCGCGACATCACATCGCTGCGCTTCGCTTTGGTGAACACGTCAGGCACGGGATTTTTTTAAC
The sequence above is drawn from the Verrucomicrobiota bacterium genome and encodes:
- a CDS encoding very short patch repair endonuclease; protein product: MPDVFTKAKRSDVMSRIRSRGNKDTELALATLLRRQGFTGWRRQIQIRASPRRGE